A region of the Candidatus Methylomirabilis oxygeniifera genome:
GCAGCCACGATGACACAACGCTACCGTGCCGCCATACTTCTGCGATGTCAGCCGTATTGAGGTCATAACGGTACTCTTCAGGGAGGTCCAGTGAGAGCGCATTGCGCAGGATATCGAAGCCCTCCGCGAAGGCCTGCATCAGGCCGTACTCAATGCCGTTGTGGACCATTTTAACGAAATGACCGGCGCCCACCGGGCCACAGTGTAGGTAGCCATCCTCCGTCGTACCGCCAGACTGCTGGCGACCGGGGGTACGGGGAATATCGTCCGGCCCTGGTGCGAGCGTCTTGAAGATCGGCTTCAGTCGCTCGACCGCGCCCGCCTGGCCACCGATCATCAAGCAGTAGCCGCGCTCCAGACCCCAGATCCCGCCGCTGGTACCTACATCCACGTACTGGACACCTCTCGCCTGGAGTGCCTTCGCGCGGCGCACATCATCCTTGTAGTAGGAGTTGCCGCCGTCAATGATGATGTCGTCCGTCTCCATCCGCTGCGAGAGCGCCATGACGATCTGCTCCGTCGCCTCCCCTGCCGGCACCATCACCCATGCTGCCCGAGGTGTGGTGAGGGCGCGCACGAACTCGTCCAGCGACTTGGCAGCCGTCGCGCCCTCCTGCGCCAATGCCCTCACGCGGTCGGAATTCGCGTCGAATACGACGCACTCATGCCCGCCTCGCATCAGGCGGCGGACCATGTTCGCGCCCATCTTACCCAGACCAATCACCCCGAGCTGCATCGTGTGTGCTCCTCCCACAAAAAGAAGCGGTCAGCTATCAGCGTTCAGCACAATGCTTGTTGCAGCGCAGCGTGCAGCGTCGCCAGGGCGGCCCCCACATCCGGACCCAGATGCATCCGCAACGCCCGACGACTGCGCTCCGCTAAGACCTGAAAGTCACCGCGTGCCTGAGTTGCCTTGACCACGCCAAAGCTGTACTGGTATCCCGGGATAGGCAGGTCGAAGGCGTCACCGCAGGTGATCTGCAGGAAGACGCCGGTATTCGGTCCGCCCTTGTAAGCCTGGCCGGTCGAGTGCAGATAGCGCGGCCCAAAACCTACGCACGTCGCCACACGTTTATTGTCGCGGACAGCGTGACGCAGCAGTTGAAGCGCGCGTTCATGGGCTTCGTTCATCTCGATATAGGCCAGGAGGGCGAAGTAATCGCCAAGCCTGATCCGGCTCAGGTGCGCCCTGAGATACCCGACGAGCGACCGATCGGCTCCTGTGGCCTCCTCCAGTATCGCGGTGTTCCGCTCGTCACTGAACAGTGTGATACCGCTCTCCTGCAGGATCGGGGACTCTGGAGGGATTGTGCCTGTCTTCTCATATGCCGACGTCAAGGCCCGCGTCGCCACCTTGCTTGCTTCCACGTCAGGCTGATCGAAGGGGTTGATGCCGATGATGGACCCGGCTACTGCAGTCGCGATCTCCCACCGGAAGAACTCAGCCCCCAGGTCGTAGGGATCGGTTACGGCAATCCGGACCACAGGCTGGCCGGCCCGTTCGAGGGCATCCAGTACCGCATCCTGGCACGGAACCGGGGCAGAAATCATTCTGAGGTAGATAAACACGCGATCCGTGTCGTAGACCTCTGGAGGACCCAGCGGCTCACGATCGACGGGGATCAGTCCCTTCCCCGCTTTCCCGGTCGATTCGGCGAGCAGTTGCTCGATCCAGGCGCCGAGGTGCCGAATACCGGGCGAGGCGATGAGAGTCACCTTGTCGCGGCCAGCACGGGCAAGGACGCCGAGGATGGTGCCCAGGACGACGCCGGGGTTCTCCTCGGCCGGGACACACGAGGCGCAGGCGTGCGCCATCTCCTCGGCGCGGTCCAGCAGCTTCAACACGTCTACTCCCATGATCGCCGCCGGAACCAGGCCGAAATCGGAGAGGGCTGAGTATCGGCCACCGATGCTCGAGAGACCATAGCAGATGTGACGAAAACGAAGGCGCTCAGCGAGTTGCTGTAACGTCGAGCCTGGGTCAGTAATGGCGATAAACCGGCTCCCGGCCTCGTCGATACCGATGACCTGTCCCACGCGTTCAAAGAAATACTGCGTGAAGATGTTCGACTCCAGGGTGGTGCCAGACTTGCTCGATACGATGAAGAGGGTGTTGGCCATATTTACTTGCGCCTCGAAGGCCCTGACCTGAGCAGGGTCGGTCGAGTCCAGCACGTAAAGCTTAGGGTAGCCGTTCTGTCTACCGAACGTCCTGGCCACCACCTCGGGACAAAGGCTGGAGCCCCCCATCCCCAGAAGCAGCGCATCCGAGAACCCTGCGGATCTCACCTCTTCGGCGATGGTCCGCAGGCGGAGGCATGTCGCCTGCTGGTCCTTGGTGATCCGCAGCCAGCCCAGCCACTCCCCTTCATCCGTCCCCGTCCAAAGGGTGGCGTCGCGCGTCCATAATCTTTCAACCTTACCCTCTGTACGCCAGGCTTCGAGCGACGTCCGGATAGAGGCGGCGAGCTTGTCGGGTAGGGCGACGGTCTGTCGGCTGAGCAACGATCGCAAGGGTGTCATCGTCTCGTCCTGTATCTGAACGCTGAGAGTAGCATCTGTTGGTGTGTGGTCGTTCCGGATTGTTACTCATCTTACTCGCAGTTGGGATGCGGATCAAGGCCAGGTCGCCGTCTTCGTTTCCCCTTGACATCCCTACGAGGGTCAACTTAGCATAGGTGGGACGGCATGGGGTCCTCCTCTTATCCCCTCCGCCACCGCGTTCCTGCGTAGTTGTCGGAAGAAGGCGATGGGGTTCGTCTGGCGATCCATGCAGGTTCGGGACATCAGGCATCTCAGCACACAGAGAAACTGTACAATAGTGAGTCTGCTCACCGTTGAGTACGGCGGGCAACACGTATGCAACCAGCGCACACAAAGGAGAAGCAATAATGAAATTTCTGCGTAAAATGTTCAGTGGGCAACAGATGGCTGCGGAGGCGAGCAGTGAACAGTCCGAAGAGCCAACGGAAGTCGGGCCACGACAGGTGCAAGGTGTGCTGATTCTTACTCGTCAACCCCTGAGTGATTCGTGGGGATTGCTGGAGCAGATCACCGCCTTGCAACAGTCCAAAGGTTACCGTATTTCTCTGAATTGCATCTCGAAAGCGGCTATTACTGACAAGCTTGACGATGAAGCGTTTCTTCACGAAAAGATTCGAAAGGAGTTCGCTAAAATCGGCGGTGAGGACCTTATCGCACGAACCAAGATGTACCCCTGCCAGGCGTCTGGTGGCAACACCGGTATTTATTGCGTCATCTTTGACCGTCCTGAGTGAGGGTATGCTGCACGTAACGCTCGCGTCGCCGGACGCGGGACCCGGATGGCCGGCACGCCTGTCAGACGGGCGGTCAACCCGTGGCACTGTGCTGCGCGGCCGACGCATCTTCGCAGTCAACACGTCCTATCCGAATATTTCTTGAAGAATCGTCGAACGTTTCGAATCACGGCGTGTCTAAGCAATAGTTCGTGCGGTGCGAACCTATCCGTTGTCTGCCGTGTACCGTATTGAAAAAGGAGAACAAGGTGTCCGACTCGTTTCATCGCGTTGTGAGCCTTGGATGTTTTATCGTGCTGTTCGCCGGATGTGTTGCAGTGGGTGAGGAGTTTCGGACGCCGACTGCTGAGATGATTAAGAACGGGGTGACCACGCGGGCTGAGCTGCTGCGGCTCTTTGGTTCACCGACTCAGGTCGGCATTGAGGATGGGAATCAGACCTGGACGTGGGTCTATGTGAGGGCGGGCAGCTTCAGCCGGAACCTGTCCAAGGAACTGCATGTCACATTTACCGATCGGGGGGTCGTCAAGTCGTACTCGTACACCTCGAGCTTACCGGAGGAGGTTGGACGAGACATCCGGTGAGGACGTGGAGAGGAGCGCAGAGGCGCGCAAAGCCGCCGGGAAATGATCTTGACCATGATAGATGGTGGTGGTATAAGCACAACTTAAGGGCCATGAGATGAATGTTGTAAGCCTCGTTGTGCAAGCGGGAGTGGTTGCTCAGGCGGTACTGCTCATTTTGCTGGGTTTTTCCCTGATGAGCTGGACGCTGATCTTTATGAAGTTCGGAGTGTTCCGGCGAGGCCGACGAGAATCGGCCCAGTTCCTCCACATCTTCCGATCGGCCAAGAACCTGACGACTGTTTTTGAAGAATCGAAGCGATTCACCAAAAGTCCCGTTGTGAGCGTGTTTCAGGAGGGGTATCGAGAGCTCAGTCAACTGGTAAAAGGCGGTCAAGGTCCGGCCGCACAGTGGCCGACCGCCAATGAGCCAAGATCCGCGGTCCCCGAGGCGCCCCTTCACAAGGAGCCGCTCGATCTTATCAGCCGGACCCTCCGCCATGCGAGCATGAAGGAGGTTGCGCAACAGGAACGCTATCTGATCTTTCTGGCGACAACGGGCAACGTCACACCGTTTGTCGGTCTTTTCGGAACCGTGTGGGGGATTATGAATGCCTTTGCAAGTATCGGTCAGGCGGGTTCAGCGAATCTGGGCGCTGTGGCGCCGGGGGTTGCGGAGGCCTTGATCACCACGGCGGCCGGACTGGGGGCGGCTATCCCGGCGGTAGTCGCGTATAACTATTTTCTGAATCGGGTCAGAAGGCAGGCGACTGAGATGGAATTATTCGGCCTGGAGTTTCTCACTCTGGCTGAACGGATTCTGGCGAGGAGCCGCTGACGGCGATGGCATCACCGGGTATAGGTTCCGACGAGCGACCCGGCGGCAGTGCGCTCTCCGAGATCAACATCACGCCGTTTGTCGATGTCGTCCTGGTCCTCCTCGTCATTTTCCTCATTACGGCGCCCATGATGCTCAGGGGGATTGATGTCAAAGTGCCTAAGACCGAGACCAAGAATGTCGGGCCCGAGGAACGGCTGATGCTGACGGTGACCAGGGAGAAAGCCGTCTACCTGGATGGTCAGCCCGTCACGCTTGTCCGGCTGGAGCGGGCTCTTGTGGGACTCCGGCAACGTAACGCGAAGGCGGCCGTGTTCCTTCGGGCCGATGAAGGGGTGTCCTATGGCGTTGTCGTCAAGGTGATGGATGCGGTGAAGAAGGCCGGAATCGAACGGTTGGGAATGGTTACCGAACCGATTCCACCCGTAGTGAAAGGACAGTAGCGTGGTGGTGGGAGCCATCGGACGGCGCCTTCCCGTGTCGGCAGTATCGTCTTCGTGCGGTCTCTCGTTCCTGCTTCACGGACTGTTGGCGGTTGCGGTGGTGTACGGCCCGCAGTGGCTTCACGGTAAGCCGTTCATAGCACCCCTCAACTATGAGGTGACGCTGATCTCCCCGGCTGAAGAGAACCGTGAGTTGAGGCGAGGTGCTGCGCTCCCGGCTCAGCCAAAGGTGGCGACCGCAGCGATCAGCGTGCCGGCCGGGTCGCGGGAACTCCTGACGCTCCCGTCGCTATCCAGAACCACCAGCCCCAAGGCTCAGACCGATGAGCTGACGTTGTCGGCCAAGCGCAGAGCGCCCACTCGTCTGCCTGTCGCGCCGCCGTTGACGACGCCTGGTCCTCCGAAGATCGTAGCCCCACTTGTGGCGTCTGTTCCTGTCGGTGCCCAGCCTGGAATCATGTCGCCGGTTGTAGATCCTGCGAAAGCGGGAGCCGGTCGAGATCCGGGTACGGTCGCAGAAACCGGGGTGACTGTGGGGAATACCGATCCGGCGTTGGCCTATTACTTCGTCTTGATTCAGGACAAAATTACCAGCAACTGGATGCCGCCAAAGATGAGTCCGGGAGCGATGGCCGGCGTCAGTGTCTCCCTGAGGATCCTTCGTTCCGGGCAGATTCGCAATCTGGCTGTCGGATCATCCTCTGGAGATCGTCTGCTTGACGACTCGGCCGTTCGCGCCATCAGTCTTTCGAGCCCACTGCCTCCGCTGCCTCCGCTGTATAAGGCCGAGGCGCTCTCGCTCGAGTTGCGTTTCACTTTTGTGGGAGAAAAGAGCTGATGCGATCGAATCGATACATGAGCATTCGCCGCGCGATCTTCGCCTTCGGTTTACTGGTTATCACAATACCCCCGCTGTCGGCCCTGTCCGCAGAAGAAAAATACACCGTAGACATTGTGCGAAAGGAGGCGCAGAAGATTACGATTGCGGTCGTCGGCTTCCCGTCGCTGAAGGCTATCTCCAAGGGCGAGGATCTCGGTGCACAGGCGGGCGCGATCCTGACCGATGATCTGAAAAACACGGGGATCTTCGATGTGATTGATCCGTCGTTCCTCCCGGTCGAAGCTGCCCAGGTCGGTTTTGGCCAGGAAAAGGGGCTGCTGCCGGCACTGAACTCTCTGAAGGTTCAGGCTGTCGTTGTCGGAAAACTCTCGTCGCGGGGCGACGAGCTTGTCGTGGAGGGTCAGCTCTTTGAGGTCACGAATGGCGAGATGCTGTCCGGTAAGCGGTACGCCGGAGATCCCCGGACCTTGCGGGCGATGGTGCATCGCCTGGCAGACGAGATCGTCTTTCGGCTGACTGGAGAAAAGGGGATCGCCTCCTCCAAGATCGCGTATGTCTCCTCCGTCAATGGCGCCAAAGAGATCTATGTCATGGATTATGACGCCTATAACCCACTCCTGATTACCGGCAATCATTCGATCAATCTTTCTCCGCGGTGGTCTCCAGACGGTAAGAAGATCGCCTACACCTCCTATCGTGATCACAATCCCGACCTCTTCGTCGTCGATCTGGAGACGGGGCGACGTCAGAAGATCTCGTCCAACCCCGGACTCAATGTGGCCCCGGCGTGGTCTCCGAATGGGAAATGGCTGGTCTTCTCGATGAGTAGCGGGACGGGCACCAACCTCTTTCTCATCCGGCCGGATGCGACCGGTCTCCGTCAACTGACGCAGGGGCCGCACATCGACATCTCTCCCTCCTTCGCTCCCAACGGGCGACAGATCGTATTTAGTTCGGATCGTGGCGGCACACCCCAGATCTATCTGATGGATGTCGAAGGGACCAATATCCGGCGCTTGACCTTCGGGGTCGGCGATTACAGTGTGTCGCCTCGATGGTCTCCGCGTGGCGACAAAATCACCTTTGTGGGTAGAACGCGCGGGAGCTTCGATATCTTCCTGATCAATCCAGACGGGACGGGATTGACGCAGTTGACGTCGAATTCGCGCAATAATGAGGAGCCGTCGTGGTCGGCTGACGGGCGGCATCTTCTCTTTACCTCGACGCGGAACGGACATCGGCATCTGTACGTGATGAAGGCCGACGGATCGGATCAGCGGCAATTGACCAAGAACGGACAGGAAAACTACCTCGCAGACTGGTCGCCGTCGGCGGGGGTAGGCAGTGCCTTTCAAAGGATACCGTAGAGGTATGACCGGGCTATCGGCGGGATGATGCAGAAGGGATTCTTGGTGAGCACAATGGGAGGGAATACGAGATGAGGTGGACGCAGCGAATAGGGATCGGTTCAACGATGACAGTGGCCGTTATGGCGTTATTTCTGACCGGTTGTCCGAAGAGGCCGGATGTTGTCGAGACTGTTCCAAGACCGAGTGCGCAACAGGGCGAGGTCGGCAGGCCGGTGCCTCCGCCGGCGCCAAAAGTCGCCGCTCCTGAGGAGAAATTCCCCGCTGAGGTCGCAGTCCAGCCGCCGGACACTAGGCCGACTGCTGAGACCGGCGCGGTTCCGGAGGCCAAGATTGCTGAAGCGGAGGTCGGACAGGAGGCGGCGGCAGCGGTGCAGGCGAGAGAGCTGAAGGATATCTACTTCGATTTCGATCAATCCGCCATTCGAGATGATTCCAAGAAGCTGATGGATGAGAACGTCGAATGGTTCAGACAACACTCTGCGGCCAGGGTCACGATTGAAGGTCATAGTGACGAGCGCGGTTCCAGCGAGTACAATCTTGCACTTGGCGAGCGGCGGGCCAGGGCCGCACGCGATTACCTGGTGGCTGCGGGGATCGCGGCAAATCGGATCGGTACCATCAGTTTTGGGAAGGAGCGCCCATTTGTTTCAGGGCACGACGAATCGACCTGGAGGTGGAATCGACGGGCCCATTTTGTCCCCGTTGCGAAATAACGACGCAAGGCAGGCAGATAGGCTGAAGACTGAAAGGAGCAGGGGACTGAACCTAGAGGTCTTCAGCCTTCGGCCTAAACCCCTGATGGCTGGGTGCTGATTGCTGAACGCTCTTTTCGAAGGAAAGGGATGAGACGTTATTCTCCGTTAGTGACTGCGTTGATCCTTAGTGCGCTGACCATGGGGTGCGAGGGGGATCTGCCCTTGCGCATGGTTCAGCGGGATGTAGACGTCATGAGGAGTGAGGTCGCAGCCGTCGCCAGGACCGGCGAGGGGACCAGGACGGCTGTCGAAGAGCGGATCAGGAGGACTGAGGAACGCCTGGAAAAGAGTGACCGTACCCTGGTTACTCTGGAAGAGAAGTTGAGGAAGTTGGAGTCGGATATTAAGAGCCAATCCGCAAAGACAGCCCAGGAGCGACAGGAAAGGCAGGCGTTCCTTCAGTCTCAGGCTGCGCTCAGCGTGAAGCTGGACGAGTTGACCACGGGGGTACGGCTGGCTCAGGGACAAACCGAAGGGATGGGCCACGGCATTACGGAGGTGAATAGGCGCGTTGATGAGTTTGGGCGTCGGATCGATCAGATCGGGCAGCGACTGAACGGGTCCGACAAGCAGGTCAGCCAGGCCGCCGGCGCCGCGCAGGAGGCGGCAGCCGTGGCCAGGCAGGCGACGGCTGTCTCTCAGCAGACCGCGCAGCAAGTGACGGCGGCCCTTCAACAAATGGCCCATCAGACAAACGTGGCGATCGAGCAGGTCAACGCAACCGCGCAACTCGCCCTGGCCGAGGCCAGAAAAACGACCAAGGGAAAGCCGACCACGGGCGCTGCTGGCTCGTCTCGTACTGAGATGCAGGCCCCGTTCCCGGTGGTGACCCCGATTACGGCGCCCCCTCCGGTTCCGTCCGCACCGACTGCTACGGCTCCAACTCAGTCGGTTGCGCCTCCTCCGCCCGCCGTCCGGACAGCCGAGTCGCCTCCACGCCCGATTCCGGCTGCGAAGCCGGCGATCAGGACGGAGAGCGCCGGCGAGCTATACAGAAATGCCCTGAACGACTATGCGAAAGGCGATTACGAGTTAGCGATCAGCGGTTTCCGAAGTCAGATTGAGCTCTATCCCAACTCCAGCCTCCTGCCGAACGCCCGGTACTGGCTCGGAGAGTCATATTACAGCCAGAAGCAGTACGACCAGGCGGTCACGGAGTTTGCGGTGCTCGTGAAGCAGCATCCGGAGCACCCAAAGGCGGCGAGCGCTCTGCTCAAGCAGGGGTTTGCGCACCTGGAGATGGGGGACAAGCCCAAAGGGCGAACGGTACTCGATCGCCTGCTGAAGCAGTTCCCAAAGTCGCAGGAGTCCAGATGGGCGAAGGAGCGGCTGAGTCAAATCAAGTAAGGCGAGGGAGAGTGTGTAGGGTTCGGCATGGCATTTCGTCAGAGCCGACCGTCTCCAAAGACGGAGCCTTACGAACGATCATTGCCCTCAAAGCCCTTGGCGGAGTTCTGTTCTTGCTGATCGGCCTTGGTGTCTTTGCCCTGGTCAATCGCGACGTTGCCGTTCTGGCGGAGGAACTGGCGGATTCGCTGGGTATCGATTCGGACAATCATTATCTTCTGCGGTCGCTCGAGTGGCTCATCGGCATTTCTCCGAAGCAGATCATTGCCGTAGGGTTTGTGACCCTCCTCTACTCAACTCTTCTACTGACCATGGCTTGGGGACTTCATCTGGGGCGGGTATGGGCCGACTGGCTGACGATCGGCGCGACGGGGCTCTTTATTCCTGTTGAACTGTACGAAGTGGTCCGGTCGCTCCGCCTCACCTATTCAGTCGTGCTCGCGATCAACATCTTTATCGTGTGGTATCTCATTCGCCGCCGCATCCGGTCATTATCGTTGTAACGGACCACGGCACAGTGCGTGTCTCGCCCGCCTTGCCTATCATCGTTCTGTACGTTTCCCGCCACACCATCTATTCCCGACAGTGGGTGTAACTTTATTTGTCTATGCGTTCGACGACGAGGTCGCCCATTTGTGCCGTACCAACGAGCGTCGTGAGTCCCGGTTGCCGGATATCGGGTGTTCGATACCCGGCTTCGAGTACTCGGCTTACCGCGGCGTCAACGGCGGCTGCCGCCGGCTCGTGGTGGAGCGTATGACGCAGGAGCATTGCGGCGGATAGGATAGTCGCGAGGGGATTCGCCTTGTCCTGGCCGGCGATGTCTGGGGCGGAGCCATGGATCGGTTCGTACAGACCGGGTCCGTCTCCCAGGCTGGCTGACGGCAGCATGCCGATAGAGCCGACGAGCATGGCGGCCTCGTCGCTCAGGATATCTCCGAAGGTATTTTCGGTCAGCACGACATCGAAGCGTCGAGGATCGCGGATGAGTTGCATTGAACAGTTATCCACCAGCATGTGGTCCAACTCGACATCCGGGAACTCCCCGGCCGTTTCGGCGACCACGCGACGCCAGAGTTGGGAGCTGGCCAACACATTGACCTTATCGACGGACGTCAGTCGCTTCCGACGCTGCGCGGCGATCTGAAATCCGATCTTGGCGATCCGCTCGATCTCATGGGTGGTGTAGCTCAGCGTATCGATACCTTGCTCCCCTTTGCCGTCCGGGGCCGGACCTATCCCCTTCGGTTCGCCGAAGTAGAGGCCGCCGGTCAGTTCCCTGAGGACGAGCAGATCAACCCCCTCGATGATCTCGCGCTTCAGAGGCGAGGCATCAATGAGGGGGGCGAACAGTTTCACCGGTCTGAGGTTCGCGTACAGCCCCAACTCCTTGCGGAGTCGGAGCAGGCCCCGCTCCGGCCGGCAATCGACCGGCAGGCTGTCCCACTTCGGGCCACCAACCGCGCCGAAGAGGATCGCATCGGCGGCGCGACACAGGCTCCAGGTCTCCGGTGGAAGCGGGGTTCCGCATCGGTCGATAGCCGCGCCTCCGACCACCCCCTCTTCGAACGTTAGGGAAATGTCGAAGAGCACGCCGATCTGCCGTAAGACCTTCACTGCCTCCCGGACGATCTCCGGTCCTACCCCGTCTCCGGGTAATACAGCAATTCGAGCCATGAATCCTCCCAGATAGACACCACCTACACCCGCGGTCCGTTCTGTAAGAGCTTTCATGACTAGCATGGCGAGAGTGAGAGGTCAAGGGCAAAGGACTACTGTTGGGCCGGCTGTGCTATACTAATCCCGTGAAAATCCTTTCTGCAGAGTTCGTCACAAGCGTCTCATCGCTTGCCCAACTCCCACGTGAGCCACGCGCGGAGATTGCAGTCGTCGGCCGCTCCAATGTCGGCAAGTCGTCGCTGATCAACTGCCTGTTGCGTCGCCGTGGACTTGCTCGTGTCAGTGGCGTACCGGGCCGTACACAGTTGCTGAACTTTTTCCTGATCAATCGGGATTTCTATCTGGTTGACCTGCCTGGGTACGGCTACGCAAAAGTCCCTGATTCGATTCGGCTGGCGTGGGGACCGCTGATCGAAGGGTATCTGGCCTCGGATCGAGACCTTAGAGTGGTCATTGTACTTATCGATGCGCGACAAGGGGTTACGGAGAAGGACTTGCAGATGAAAGGGTTGTTGGACAATTTCTCCATCAACTGGATACCGGTTCTGACCAAGATCGATAAGCTCCGACGGACAGCCCGCCAGGCGCATATTCGCGATGCCGTAGACGCTTTAGGCTTACGCGATCCCCGGGCGATTATCCCATTTTCCGCGAAGTCCGAGGAAGGCCGGGAGTCGTTATTGGCCGTCATCGGTGACTACGCGCAAACACGACCTCTTTCGATGGGTTCGGCGTTGACTCCGACCTCCGGACCTGCTAGGCTCGGAAAAGCCGTAACGGATCGGTCATAGTAGCCGGACCGTGCGGGAGCGCATGAAGAACTGAATGAGCGTGAAATGAGTAGAGCGGGACGAGTGCGATACTATCTGTATGGATTGTTGGGGTTGGCCATATTCGCTCAGGGGTGCGTGGCCGCGCAGAGGGTTGGGCATGAGCCTGCAATACGGCGTGGTGTACCCGTCGGTACCGGCGTGTCTGCGATCGAAGCGGTCGAAAAGGCAACAGACAAGGCTGAGGCCTACTACCGATTTATGAGAAGCCTGCTGGCAGAGCAAGCCGGAGATCATCACGCCGCGATCACGTGGCAAAAGGCGGCACTACAGGTTGACCATCGATCTGTCGTCATGCACAATCACCTGGCCTCTCTGCATATGAAGCGGGGCGACGTTCGAGGCGCGATAAATGCGGGAGAGGATGCGCTTGCCCTGGATTCGAAGAACCTTCATGCTCACCTGCTGTTGGCTGCCGTCTATCAGAGCCTGCATAACCTGTCGGTGGCCGAACGATATTTCCGCAATGCGCTCGACCTGGACCCCGTCCGGACCGAGACGTACGTGCAGCTTGCAGCCCTTTATAGGGAGGCCAGAAAAGCGCAGGAGGCAATCGCAGTGTACCGGCAAGCGCTGGACGTCGATCCCGGCTCGCTGGTGATCCGTTACAATCTGGGGCGGCTTTACCTGGAGGAGGGGCAGTCGGAGCAGGCAAGCCATATCTTTCGAGAGATCCTGGAGCGCGACTCAGCGTTTGATCCCGCGTTGACGGCGCTTGGGATGAGCCTCGAGGCGCAGGGAAAATTGGATGAGGCCAGGACGATGTATCAGCGCGCGCTCGTTGATGATCCCAGGAACGGCGAGATTCGGGAGCGCCTGGCCCAGTTGCTCTTGAGGCAGAAAGAGCTGGACGCCGCCCTTATCGAGTATCGACGGCTGCTTGATCAAGAGCCGAACAACAGCTCGTTCAAACTGCGAATTGGATTCATTTACTATGAAAAGCGGATGTATGGAGAGGCTATTCAAGCCTTTCGGGATATCCTCCGAGAGGAATCGGGCAACCATGAGGTCCGGTACTATCTGGGCCTGACCCTTGAGGATGAGAGGCGCCACGATGAGGCCCTCGACGAGCTGGCACAGATTCCCAAGGACAGTCCGCGCTATCCGGACGCGCTCTTCCATCGCGGGTACATCCTCAGCCAGAAGGAACGGTATGTCGAGGCCGGCGATCTGCTTTCCATCGCGGGATCCCTGAGGCCGAACGAGGGCGTCATTCCGTATCTGTTGGGTCTGATCTATTTCCAGCAAAAGAGCTATCCGC
Encoded here:
- a CDS encoding exported protein of unknown function (Evidence 5 : No homology to any previously reported sequences), producing MRRYSPLVTALILSALTMGCEGDLPLRMVQRDVDVMRSEVAAVARTGEGTRTAVEERIRRTEERLEKSDRTLVTLEEKLRKLESDIKSQSAKTAQERQERQAFLQSQAALSVKLDELTTGVRLAQGQTEGMGHGITEVNRRVDEFGRRIDQIGQRLNGSDKQVSQAAGAAQEAAAVARQATAVSQQTAQQVTAALQQMAHQTNVAIEQVNATAQLALAEARKTTKGKPTTGAAGSSRTEMQAPFPVVTPITAPPPVPSAPTATAPTQSVAPPPPAVRTAESPPRPIPAAKPAIRTESAGELYRNALNDYAKGDYELAISGFRSQIELYPNSSLLPNARYWLGESYYSQKQYDQAVTEFAVLVKQHPEHPKAASALLKQGFAHLEMGDKPKGRTVLDRLLKQFPKSQESRWAKERLSQIK
- a CDS encoding protein of unknown function (Evidence 5 : No homology to any previously reported sequences) — translated: MVVGAIGRRLPVSAVSSSCGLSFLLHGLLAVAVVYGPQWLHGKPFIAPLNYEVTLISPAEENRELRRGAALPAQPKVATAAISVPAGSRELLTLPSLSRTTSPKAQTDELTLSAKRRAPTRLPVAPPLTTPGPPKIVAPLVASVPVGAQPGIMSPVVDPAKAGAGRDPGTVAETGVTVGNTDPALAYYFVLIQDKITSNWMPPKMSPGAMAGVSVSLRILRSGQIRNLAVGSSSGDRLLDDSAVRAISLSSPLPPLPPLYKAEALSLELRFTFVGEKS
- the exbD gene encoding Biopolymer transport protein exbD, with the protein product MASPGIGSDERPGGSALSEINITPFVDVVLVLLVIFLITAPMMLRGIDVKVPKTETKNVGPEERLMLTVTREKAVYLDGQPVTLVRLERALVGLRQRNAKAAVFLRADEGVSYGVVVKVMDAVKKAGIERLGMVTEPIPPVVKGQ
- the tolB gene encoding Protein tolB precursor (Evidence 2a : Function of homologous gene experimentally demonstrated in an other organism; PubMedId : 16166536, 16207916; Product type t : transporter), with the translated sequence MSIRRAIFAFGLLVITIPPLSALSAEEKYTVDIVRKEAQKITIAVVGFPSLKAISKGEDLGAQAGAILTDDLKNTGIFDVIDPSFLPVEAAQVGFGQEKGLLPALNSLKVQAVVVGKLSSRGDELVVEGQLFEVTNGEMLSGKRYAGDPRTLRAMVHRLADEIVFRLTGEKGIASSKIAYVSSVNGAKEIYVMDYDAYNPLLITGNHSINLSPRWSPDGKKIAYTSYRDHNPDLFVVDLETGRRQKISSNPGLNVAPAWSPNGKWLVFSMSSGTGTNLFLIRPDATGLRQLTQGPHIDISPSFAPNGRQIVFSSDRGGTPQIYLMDVEGTNIRRLTFGVGDYSVSPRWSPRGDKITFVGRTRGSFDIFLINPDGTGLTQLTSNSRNNEEPSWSADGRHLLFTSTRNGHRHLYVMKADGSDQRQLTKNGQENYLADWSPSAGVGSAFQRIP
- the tolQ gene encoding TolQ protein (Evidence 2a : Function of homologous gene experimentally demonstrated in an other organism; PubMedId : 8955385; Product type t : transporter), giving the protein MNVVSLVVQAGVVAQAVLLILLGFSLMSWTLIFMKFGVFRRGRRESAQFLHIFRSAKNLTTVFEESKRFTKSPVVSVFQEGYRELSQLVKGGQGPAAQWPTANEPRSAVPEAPLHKEPLDLISRTLRHASMKEVAQQERYLIFLATTGNVTPFVGLFGTVWGIMNAFASIGQAGSANLGAVAPGVAEALITTAAGLGAAIPAVVAYNYFLNRVRRQATEMELFGLEFLTLAERILARSR
- a CDS encoding OmpA/MotB domain protein precursor, with translation MRWTQRIGIGSTMTVAVMALFLTGCPKRPDVVETVPRPSAQQGEVGRPVPPPAPKVAAPEEKFPAEVAVQPPDTRPTAETGAVPEAKIAEAEVGQEAAAAVQARELKDIYFDFDQSAIRDDSKKLMDENVEWFRQHSAARVTIEGHSDERGSSEYNLALGERRARAARDYLVAAGIAANRIGTISFGKERPFVSGHDESTWRWNRRAHFVPVAK
- a CDS encoding membrane protein of unknown function (Evidence 5 : No homology to any previously reported sequences); its protein translation is MCRVRHGISSEPTVSKDGALRTIIALKALGGVLFLLIGLGVFALVNRDVAVLAEELADSLGIDSDNHYLLRSLEWLIGISPKQIIAVGFVTLLYSTLLLTMAWGLHLGRVWADWLTIGATGLFIPVELYEVVRSLRLTYSVVLAINIFIVWYLIRRRIRSLSL